One Thermoplasmata archaeon genomic window, TGCTAACATCTTAAAATTTAGAGTATATAAAAGATTTTTAAAATGAAAAGCCAAAAGATTATTAAAGGTATAATAAATTCATTATATTGCATGAAAAAAATTGAGATAAAAGAAATAATGTCTAAAAATCCATTGCTATTAGATCTAGACCTTACTGTTTTGAAAGCAGTAAAAGAAATGATTCATAACAATGTAAGTACCATAATAGTAGCTGAAAACAGCGAGCCTTTAGGAATAGTCACTGAGCATGATATTGTTGTGAAAGTGGTTTCTGAAAATAGAGATCCAGCTAAGACGCTTTTAAAATCCATAATGAGTTCTCCGATAGTAGCAATATCCGAAGACGATAAATTAGAGGATTGTGCTAAATTGATGGTAAAAAAGAAGATACGGAAACTACCTGTAATAAAAGGTGGTAAAATTATTGGATTGTTATCAGAAAATGACATAGTAAAAATATCCCCCGATCTGATTCTACTTGCAAATGAATGGAATAATATTTCAAATGAGCGTTATATGAATGAGATACATGAACATATAACAGGAAGATGCGAATTATGTGGGCGGTTCTCTACATCACTAGAATTTTACAATGGAATGTTCATATGCCAGGAGTGTAAAGAGTCAAGATAGCGTAGCTATTAAAAACAGAAACGAATGAACATTAACTAAAAAACTAAAAGTTTATAATATAAAAGATTATAAGGATTTAAGAATAGAGGTGAAAAAATGCAACAAGCACAGATGGCATACGATAGAGCTATAACAGTCTTCTCACCAGATGGGAGATTGTTTCAGGTTGAATATGCTAGAGAAGCAGTAAGAAGAGGATCTACAACTATAGGTATGAAATTCAAGGATGGAGTTGCTTTAATAATCGATAAAAAGGTGAGGAGCAACTTGATAGAACCAAAAAGCATTGAGAAGATCTATATGATAGATGAACATATAGGTGCAGCATCTTCCGGCTTAGTGGCAGATGCAAGAATGCTTGTAGATTACGCACGGGTAAATGCGCAGGTTGAAAAAGTAACTTACAACGAGAAGGTAGGAGTAGAGGTTTTAACAAAAAAAGTAAGCGATTATGTACAGCAATATACGCAGTATGGTGGAGCTAGGCCGTTTGGAGCATCTTTATTAATAGCAGGTGTAGATGATGAGCCCCATCTATTTGAGACTGAACCTTCTGGAGCATTTTTAGGATATAAAGCAGACTGTATAGGAGCTGGTAGAGATATAATAATGCCTATTTTTGAAAAAGAGTACAAAGATAACATGAGCATGGATGAAGCAATTATATTAGCACTGAAAGGCTTAAAAAAAGCTGCAGAAGACCCAAACACACCAATTATTGCACAGATAGGTATTGTTACTAAAGACAAAGGTTTCAGAATATTAGAAGAATCAGAAACAGAGAATTATCTAAATAAAATTTAAAAGATACTATGGTAAAATTAGAAGATTCAATAATCGCAAGATTTGAGAGCCATGGGCATCGATTTGAAATACTTATAGATCCTGCACTAGTTGATATTATAAAGGCTGGCAAAGATGTTGATGTTATAGAGTATATGGTAAGTGATACCATTTTTAAAGATGCCAATAAAGGGGACAGAGCTAGCGAAGAGGTTTTGAAAGAAGTATTTGAAACAGATAACATACAGGAGATAGTCAAACATATTATTTTGAAGGGTCAGGTACAGTTAACTACTGAGCAGAGAAGAAAGATGCTTGAAGATAAAAAAAGGCAGATTATAATGGAGATTTCAAAAAATGCGATTAATCCACAAACTAATACTCCACATCCTCCTCAGCGAATTGAGACTGCAATTGAAGAGGCAAAAGTGCATATAGACCCATTTAAAAGTGTGGAAGAGCAGGTTAACACAGTTGTAAAAGCTATAAGACTAATACTACCAATAAAATTTGAAAAAATAAAAATTGCGGTAAAGATTTCTGGAGAAGATTACTTGAAAAGTTATCAGGATATCACAAAGATGGGTACTGTGTTGAAGGAAGAATGGCAAAACGATGGTTCTTGGGTAGGAGTAATAGAGATACCTGCTGGCGTTCAAATTGAATTTTTTGATATATTAAACAAAAAGACACATGGAAATGCACAGACTAAAATTTTAAAAAGTTAGGTGATAATAATTATGAAAAGTGTTAGAGAGTTTGTTTTACCGGGAGAAGAAATTGATTTAGGTCAGAATAAACCTGGTATAGGTATATACATAGAAAATGAGAAAGCATACTCAGTATATTTAGGCACAAAATCTGAGAAGTCTGGATATCTTAACATTATGCCTCTTGCTGGGAAATATTTTCCAGAGAAGGGTGATAAAGTTATAGGAAAAATAGTGGATCTTACACCTACAAACTGGGTGGTAGATATCAATGCACCATATACAGCGCCGTTACACGTAAATGATGTGCCATGGAGAATAGAGTTTGGAGACACATCTAGGTTCTTAAATATTGGAGATGTTGTACTGGTAAAAGTATCTAATATTACAGAATCAAATCAGATCTGGGTTTCTATGAAAGAGCCTGGGTTGAGAAAGTTAGAAGGTGGATTTTTAATAACAGTATCCCCAACAAAAGTATCCAGGATCATTGGCAAAGAAGGCTCTATGATTAAGCTTTTAAAAGAAGAGACACACACAAAGATCTATGTGGGTCAAAACGGAGAAATATGGATTGACGGGGAGCCAAAGCAGACTTTAGAAGTGATCAAGACTATACGAATTATTGAGCGAGAAGCGCATACAATAGGATTGACAGACAGAATTAAGGCTTATTTGGAAGAGTTAAATAGGAAGTGAACAGAAATGAGTGGTATGAAAACAGATATTAAGTTAATAGATGAAAACGGGATAAGAACAGATGGTAGAAAGTTTGATGAATTGAGACCAATAAAGATAGAAGTAGGTTTATTAGAGAGAGCAGATGGATCGGCATATATAGAATGGGGCGAAAACAAGATTTTGGCAGCGGTTTATGGGCCAAGGGAAGTATTTCCAAAGCATTTGCAGGATGCAAGTAAGGCAATAGTAAGAGCTAGATATAATATGGCCGCATTTTCTGTGGATGAGAGAAAAAGGCCCGGGCCAGATAGAAGGAGTGTAGAACTATCAATGGTAATCTCCAACGCATTAGAAAGTGTAGTTTTAGCCGAGCAGTTTCCGAGAACATCTATAGATGTGTTTATAGAGGTTCTACAATCTGATGCAGGTACCAGAATTGCAGGCTTAACAGCGGCATCTGTGGCGTTAGTTGATGCCGGGATACCAATGCGAGACCTCATAGCTGGATGTGCAGCAGGTAAAATTGGTGGGCAAGTAGTTTTAGACCTAAACAAAGACGAAGACAATTTTGGGGAAGCAGATTTACCAATTGCTATAATTCCGAGAACCAAAGAGATAGTACTTTTACAAATGGATGGTAATATGTCATTGGAAGAATTAGACAAAGGGATGGATCTAGCATACAATGCCTCTATGAAAGTTTATGAACTGCAGAAAGAGGCACTTAAAAACAAATACTTAAAAGTATTAGAAGAGGGTGAATAATCCATGTCAAGATTTACTGAAGGTGTAGTTTCTGAAATCAAGAAAAATTACATACAAAAGCTTGCAGCTGGAGGCCTGAGAATTGATAATCGAGGATTGGAAGAGTATAGAAATATAGAGGTAATTAGAAATTTTGTGACGAGGGCCAATGGCTCTGCGCTCGTCAAGATAGGCAATACTCAGGTACTTGCAGGAATAAAGATTGAACCTGGAGAGCCATTTCCTGATACCCCTAATGTAGGCGTGATAACCACGAATGCAGAATTAGTACCTCTTGCATCTCCTACATTTGAATCAGGGCCACCCGGAGAAGATGCCATAGAGCTTGCGAGAGTGGTAGATAGAGGATTGAGAGAAAGTAAAACCATAGACTTAGAGAAGCTGGTAATAAAGGAAAACGAGCTGGTATGGATTATATTTATAGATCTTCATGTTCTCGATTATGATGGGAATCTGTTTGATGCATCGTCTTTGGCATCAATGATCGCACTTACTGAGGCAGTAGTGCCTGCATCAAAGTATGGTTATGGAGAGGACTTTAAGTTGCCAGTGAATCATTATCCAGTGGAGATTACGGCTGTAAAAATTGATAATTCAATATTGATAGATCCTAACCTAGACGAGGAAAATATATCTAGCGCCAGATTAACTGTTGCATCAAATGAGCTTGGCAACGTGAATGCTATGCAAAAAGGATCAACAGGTTCATTCAGTATTGAGGAAATAAAGAAAATTATTAATACTTCAATTAAAATAGGGAACGAGATTCGAGAAAAATATATAATTAAAAAAGGTGAGTAAAAGTGTCTAATAGAACGAAGAAAGTTGGCATAGCTGGCAGGTTCGGGCCAAGATATGGTGTAGCGGCCAAGAAAAAATGGAAAGAGACTATGGAATTAAAGATAGAAGCATATACCTGCCCCAGATGCAATCATAAAACCGTTTATAGGAAATCTACTGGTATTTGGCAATGTCGCAAGTGCGGTTATACATTTGCTGGTGGTGCATATACTCCTGAAGTAAAGAAAGAGATAAAAACTGCTGAAACAGCAGGGGAGAGCTAAGATGGTATATAGATGTGCAGTATGTGGCAGACCATATACTGGCAAAATGACAGCATATGATTTGAGTTGTGAATGTGGTTCTACCATATTTTTTAAAGAGCGCCCAAACATAGAGAAAGAAGTAAAAGCGCGATAAAAGCACTTATTTTTTTATTTTTTTATAGATTTAGATGTAATTTTAAGATCTTTAGAGCGGAGCTACACGTAATTTAGTCAATAAAAATGTTTAAATATAGTTTTGCTATAATAAGAAAATAGCGTAGATATCCAGCAATAAAGTACCTATTTAAAGTGGGGTGTTTAAGCCGGCAAAAGATCACTGAACATTTGAATATGTATAAGACTATACAGAGAGAACCTCCACACTTTGGCTTAGACAGAGTGACATTAACATTAATAAATATATAGAGTGAATGTATTATGGAAGACTTGTGGGTAGAGAAATACAGGCCAAAAAATCTCAGTGAAGTGGTAGGACAAGATGAGATAGTGGCACGTCTGAAGGCTTATGTTGCAGAAAAGAACTTACCGCACATGATATTTTCAGGACCCGCCGGGACTGGAAAAACTACTTGTGCCATAGCTCTAGCTAGAGAGCTTTATGGAGATCAGTATCGCATGAATTTTTTAGAATTAAATGCAAGTGATGCGAGAGGAATAGATGTTGTTAGAGATGACATAAAGGAATATGCAAGATCATCTTCGCTGACAAATGCAGAATTCAAGATCATATTTCTCGATGAGGCAGATAACTTAACCTCTGACGCGCAGTCAGCATTAAGAAGAACTATGGAACGGTACTCTCAAACATGTAGATTCATTCTATCTGCGAATTATCCATCAAAGATAATAGAACCTATTCAGTCCAGATGCGGAATTTTCAGATTTAAGGCCATTGACAAAGAAATGATAAAAAACAGGATAAAACACATCGCTAAGCTTG contains:
- a CDS encoding CBS domain-containing protein, whose translation is MKKIEIKEIMSKNPLLLDLDLTVLKAVKEMIHNNVSTIIVAENSEPLGIVTEHDIVVKVVSENRDPAKTLLKSIMSSPIVAISEDDKLEDCAKLMVKKKIRKLPVIKGGKIIGLLSENDIVKISPDLILLANEWNNISNERYMNEIHEHITGRCELCGRFSTSLEFYNGMFICQECKESR
- a CDS encoding 50S ribosomal protein L37ae yields the protein MSNRTKKVGIAGRFGPRYGVAAKKKWKETMELKIEAYTCPRCNHKTVYRKSTGIWQCRKCGYTFAGGAYTPEVKKEIKTAETAGES
- the rrp41 gene encoding exosome complex exonuclease Rrp41, which produces MKTDIKLIDENGIRTDGRKFDELRPIKIEVGLLERADGSAYIEWGENKILAAVYGPREVFPKHLQDASKAIVRARYNMAAFSVDERKRPGPDRRSVELSMVISNALESVVLAEQFPRTSIDVFIEVLQSDAGTRIAGLTAASVALVDAGIPMRDLIAGCAAGKIGGQVVLDLNKDEDNFGEADLPIAIIPRTKEIVLLQMDGNMSLEELDKGMDLAYNASMKVYELQKEALKNKYLKVLEEGE
- a CDS encoding DUF1922 domain-containing protein yields the protein MVYRCAVCGRPYTGKMTAYDLSCECGSTIFFKERPNIEKEVKAR
- the psmA gene encoding archaeal proteasome endopeptidase complex subunit alpha; its protein translation is MQQAQMAYDRAITVFSPDGRLFQVEYAREAVRRGSTTIGMKFKDGVALIIDKKVRSNLIEPKSIEKIYMIDEHIGAASSGLVADARMLVDYARVNAQVEKVTYNEKVGVEVLTKKVSDYVQQYTQYGGARPFGASLLIAGVDDEPHLFETEPSGAFLGYKADCIGAGRDIIMPIFEKEYKDNMSMDEAIILALKGLKKAAEDPNTPIIAQIGIVTKDKGFRILEESETENYLNKI
- the rrp4 gene encoding exosome complex RNA-binding protein Rrp4, whose product is MKSVREFVLPGEEIDLGQNKPGIGIYIENEKAYSVYLGTKSEKSGYLNIMPLAGKYFPEKGDKVIGKIVDLTPTNWVVDINAPYTAPLHVNDVPWRIEFGDTSRFLNIGDVVLVKVSNITESNQIWVSMKEPGLRKLEGGFLITVSPTKVSRIIGKEGSMIKLLKEETHTKIYVGQNGEIWIDGEPKQTLEVIKTIRIIEREAHTIGLTDRIKAYLEELNRK
- the rrp42 gene encoding exosome complex protein Rrp42 is translated as MSRFTEGVVSEIKKNYIQKLAAGGLRIDNRGLEEYRNIEVIRNFVTRANGSALVKIGNTQVLAGIKIEPGEPFPDTPNVGVITTNAELVPLASPTFESGPPGEDAIELARVVDRGLRESKTIDLEKLVIKENELVWIIFIDLHVLDYDGNLFDASSLASMIALTEAVVPASKYGYGEDFKLPVNHYPVEITAVKIDNSILIDPNLDEENISSARLTVASNELGNVNAMQKGSTGSFSIEEIKKIINTSIKIGNEIREKYIIKKGE
- a CDS encoding ribosome assembly factor SBDS — translated: MVKLEDSIIARFESHGHRFEILIDPALVDIIKAGKDVDVIEYMVSDTIFKDANKGDRASEEVLKEVFETDNIQEIVKHIILKGQVQLTTEQRRKMLEDKKRQIIMEISKNAINPQTNTPHPPQRIETAIEEAKVHIDPFKSVEEQVNTVVKAIRLILPIKFEKIKIAVKISGEDYLKSYQDITKMGTVLKEEWQNDGSWVGVIEIPAGVQIEFFDILNKKTHGNAQTKILKS
- a CDS encoding replication factor C small subunit, coding for MEDLWVEKYRPKNLSEVVGQDEIVARLKAYVAEKNLPHMIFSGPAGTGKTTCAIALARELYGDQYRMNFLELNASDARGIDVVRDDIKEYARSSSLTNAEFKIIFLDEADNLTSDAQSALRRTMERYSQTCRFILSANYPSKIIEPIQSRCGIFRFKAIDKEMIKNRIKHIAKLEKLEITEPALEVIEHLSEGDLRRAIIILQTAAVFSKNIDETTIYNVTGSASKKDIEILITSALKGDFSKARNMLDKMLINGGVTAPDLIRGIHRTVLDLTIDDRIIIKIIEKLGEIDFRINEGATEKIQLDALLAYLYLIGSETKL